In Osmerus mordax isolate fOsmMor3 chromosome 16, fOsmMor3.pri, whole genome shotgun sequence, the genomic stretch acgttgtgtccttgggcaaggcacttcaccctacttgcttcgggggaatgtccctgtacttactgtactgtaagtcgctctggataagagcgtctgctaaatgactaaatgtaaatgtaagatttgCAGGGTTCCCATTACTTCGGGAAACCGGGGCAGGgtattgttgttttgtttttcttatgATTTATTGCCTTTGTAGTATTGTTAGCCGCTGACCTTACACTCCGGACAGTAGGTGGTGGTAATGCACTTTTTAATGTTGGTTGCAATCTCCCATTAAAACtgatagaagaagaagaaagcgcgCCCATCGATATTTGGCGCTAGAGTATCCTGTACAGTGTATGGAAGATGAGCTTAGAGTGTAGCTAGCAGAGACAAGTTGTATGTCATTTGGCTTTCATTAAAGCTACATTTCTGTGCACATCTCGACTATTTGTGTATGGACAATCATGTCGGATGAAGAATCGAAGGTTCCCGAGGAGCTTTTCAAAGATGTCAAATTCTACGTGGTCGGGGACATTGATCAAAAGGTGAACCTAGCTTGTAGGCTAGTCTTCCACTAAATGCATTGACATTGTAGATAGCTAGCTGGCAAGACTGTTATTAAGACCATATCTACGCTGTCAAATAGTGTATTTCAATATCGCGCTaggaaaataaattataaaattCTTCTGGCCAAACGAAAGTTACTGTATTTGATGAAAAGTTATTTTTTTCACTCCTGATCAGTTTGCTAGCTTGGTACGCTTGCTAGGGCTCATTCCCAGGCTAgtcctagctaacgttagctagctaggatAGTGCCCATAGATACAGAGCTAGCTAACGATAGACAGCTAGCTAGTAATAACTGCAGCAGTAGTATCTAACATTGTAATTAGCGAGCagctattttgttttttttgccaaTTAATGTGCTTCTGCATGTTTTCGTTTGAGTCAAGGCTGAGACCTTTATGCATGCATTGTTTCTGCAGTGTAATATTCACCTAATACTACGTTTTCCAGTCAGCTAGCTAGATTGCTTTCTAGCTAACTCTAGGTTGCTAATCTTTTGGCGAAATCAGTTTGCAACATTGTGAGCTTGGTTTTGCGCATGTGCCAGATCATATTTTCCCTTGTAACACAGGATCATGGATTGCAAACTGTCTTCCTGCTAAATACTGACTCGCAGTCGCTATAGTTTTCTGCTCATATCCTCAGATTACAATGAATTTAGTTGATTGATGGTTATATATAGTGTATTATTATATTCTATGATCCCGGTGGTCATTTCTTTATACATCAAATTAGCTGACATATACGTTTGAAAAGTGTCGGAAATTCAGTGAACCATAAATATACAGTCGCTTTATTTATATTACCGGGCACAGTAAATCTCTTCTGTTACACtgacctctccacctctgtGCTGAGTTGTAGGTGGTGCAGTTGCTAAAGGCAGGAAAAGGGAAGGAGGTGTCATACAATGCCCTGGCAACTCACATCATCGCTGAGGATGGAGACAACCCCGAAGTTGGGGAGTCGCGAGAGGTCTTTGACTTGCCTGTTGTTAAGGTAAGGGTGTGGATAAGCTGTAACTTGTTGTAGAATCTACTCTTTATAGCTGTGTTTTAAGTAAGGGAGAAACAAATCAAATTGAAAAGCTACCAGTGACTGCAATGTCCTCCATGCTGTTTCTCGTATGCGTCATATTATTCCTTGTTtatggtgaagagagagagaggttattgaaGAAAAGTTGAAAGACTAACAtaattaattcttttttttatccccCCAGCCTTCTTGGGTAGTCCTTTCTGTAAGATGTGGAGACCTGCTACCGTATCCTTCAATTAGAGAAATCACAAACACGAGTTGGTAACAAGTAGCATGTTATTGGacacttctttctttcttcttactTTCTAAAGTCACTCTTGTCAGGAATTAATTCATTAATTATTTGGAATTGGTGATGTCATTGTgtctccccccaacccctcccgcTGGTTGTCATCTACTCTACCACATGCTTATGTGTCTGAATTGGAATAGTGCCTATTTTTGGAAGTATTCCTTAATGACTAACGTTACAGAGTAACAGGGTTCTCCCCAGAATCTGGACAGATATTCTTTGGAATTACGGTTTGTCTCCCCAAGGTAGGCTCGTAGTAGAACATTTTATAATGGCTATTttgtacgtgtgagtgtgtaaatcCACTTGTCTTAGAAATCAAACAACGAGTGTTTAGATTTAGGTTGTATGGTTTGTCTTTCATCTTTTTCCCCCTGAACTTTTTTAGCTCCCAGAGGATCTCAACACCCTTTGGGCCTTGGTAACGTTCTATGGAGGTGATTGCCAACTGAACCTGAATAAGAAAGTCACTCATCTGGTCTGCTGTGAACCTAAGGGGGTGAGTCATTTACTTCATCACCAGACACCATTTTGTGTGGTGAAATTGATGAAAACTGTATTATTTCAACAGAGAATATGTACATATCTTTATCTACAGTCTAACATGAAAGgattcaaaatgtacaattacgAGCCAAAGTGACACACGTTAAAGGTGAAGCTTCATAAGGAGGGTAATGGCACATTGAACACATTGTAACCTTACATGATTTAAAGACAGTGACTTGACAGTAGATGTATGTTTATATGTTGGGATCCCCAAGTGCAGCCTGGGGTGGCTTGTCTGGACTTGTTCATTAGCAAGTCTTTGTCACCAGTTCATTTGATTGTTATGGCAGGAAGAGGACAGCTTGGTTTTACTGCTGTGTTTATACCCTGGCTGCAGGGGGCAGAgcagtagggagggagggagggctcacGGGCAACAGGGTTTTAATCTCTATTCTAGTTTTTAACCTCGGTGTTagctgacttcctgtttgtccTGATTTCTGAAAGATATCTGACTTATCTTGGGGCATGAAGTGTTCCGAACCTCAGTCTAaaggcccttgcacactgagtcTGAAATTCGTGTCCGAAATGTTTgcacgtaaaaaaataaatacgaccTCACGTTATGTCAATCGCGCTTACACACTGCCTCCGAAACATTCGTCTGTCCATTCGAAAAGTTCGCCctcagtgtgcaagggccttAACGCGTGTCCGTGTGTCCGTGCTCCAGGCCAAATACGAGTGTGCCTTGAAGCACGCTGGCATCAAGATCGTCACGCCCGAGTGGATCAAAGAGTCTGTGGATGACAAGACGAGGAAGGAGGAGGCTCTGTACCACCCCAGGCTCACCTTCCAGGAgcccgaggaagaggaggactacAGCGGGGAAGAGTACGACCAGCGCTCGCGCTCGGACGGGAGCTACAGCGACCGGCGCTCCCGCTCCCGGAGATCCAGCCCCGCCTCGTCGCGAGACGAGTCGCCCGCCAGCGGCCAGGGCGGTCACTCGCCTTCCCGCAAGGCCCAGCGACGGGACGAGCTCATGTTCGACGATTCGTCGGACGAGTCGcccgagaaggaggagaggaacctgAACTGGACACCGGCCGAGGTGCCCCCTGGGGCAGCCGTGACGGCCCCCGCCGGGAAACGCAGACAGCCACCTGGTAAAGACTCTGGCCTGATTAACCTGTGTGCCAGTGTACCGCCTGTGCCTGGTTGTGCTGTGCCCGCACCCGACGGTCGAGCTGGTTTGGTGCCGGCCAGTGCCCAGGGCTCTGAGAGGCCAGAGGGCATGGCTGGGTGGAGCCCGGCTGCCAGAACGCTCCGGAACATCACCAACAACTCTGACATTCAGCAGGCCAACCGGCCCTCCAATGTCGCTCATGTAAGACCAAAACACTTATTACACTGCTTTCTGTTGCACTACATAATACGTTGTGGGGTTTTCTGCTATTTTGGTTCATgtttaatataataaaacatcAGTTTAAAGACAATTTCTCTGGAAATGGTGTTGAGTGGAAAGGTCATGTTAAACTGGATCCACTCAGCATTTGATTTTCTCCACATAGATCCTACAGAGTCTCACTGCTTCAACCAAGACAATGGAACAGCAAGCCAATCAGAGCCAGGCCACTGCCCCCAACAACAACCCTCTCCTCTTCAACCAATCAAAGCTTCCTGGTCAGCAGCTCACCCCTGAAGCACAGCAACAGttactacaacaacaacagcagcagcagccgcaTCCGGTCGCCCAGCAACAGCCACCGCAACAACACCAACAACCTCAGCAGTTGCCTCAGCCACACCCCATGATGCACctccagcagcaacagcaactTATGCAGCTGcaccatcaacaacaacagcagcagcagccgcagCCTGGCTTCCCCCAGATGCCCCCACAACAGGCGCCAGCTCCTGCCCATCAGTTCCTCCAGCAACAACAACCGCAACAACCACCCCATCAACAGCAGCTGCACCCGCAAATGTtcaaccagcagcagcagcagcagcaacaacagcagcagcagcagcacgccTTCTCCCAGCAGCAGTTGCGTCCCCAGCAGCTCCTGAGGCCTCccatgcagcagcagcagcaacaacagcagctgctgcagcagcagcagcaacacgctttgcagcagcagctccagcaaCAGAGGCTACAGATGCAGctccaacaacagcagcagcagcagcaacaacagcagcagcagcagaaccaacagttgcaccagcagcagatgcagcagcaacagcagcatttcctgcagcagcagatgcagcagcagcagcacatgcagcagcagcagcacatgcagcagatgcagcagcagcagcatctgcAGAATCAACAGCAGCAGGCCCTGCAGCATCCCGGCCAGcagcatcagcagcagcagcaagcgTCGTCTCTCCAGCCGCAGATCCCACCTCCTCAGCTCACACAGCTGTTTGGTCATGAGCCGGGACAAGAGAGTGAGTCACCCAAGGGGGGGCGGGGTTTTCTAGTCTTCATTCACTGTTGGAGAGGTTGCAGAGGGGTTGCATAGCGAACGATATCATTTGACAATCGAAcacttctttctgtctgtgtagTTCCTGAGGATGGCTTCTTGGTGGGCTGTGTGTTCGCCATCGCAGACTACCCTGAGCAGATGGCCGACAAGCAGCTCCTCACCACCTGGAAGAGAGTACGTTTCATGTCTATTGTGTTTTTCTCACGAGTCGTCTGGGTGTTGTTGTTGGTTGCGTGTGGCGGAGGACCTTGGCTCCTAACGCATGCTTGTGTTGCGTTGTGACAGATCATCCAGGCCTACGGGGGCACTGTGGACTCCTCGTTTAACAACCGCTGCACTCACCTGCTGTGCGAGAGCCAGGTCAGCAGCATGTACGTCCAGGTAAGAAGGCGACACTGAAACCCCTCAGATCTACTCaagggatctgtgtgtgtgtgtggctgcatacAAGCTGTGGCCCTGTGAAGGTACCACTTCCTGTGTCCTACAGGCCCTTAGAGAGGGGAGGCGCTGTGTGACGGCCCACTGGCTCAACACCatcctgaagaagaagaagatggttCCTCCCCACCGCACCCTTCACCTGCCCTTCGCCTTCCCCCCCGGGGCCAAGCCCTGCTCCCAGCACGTAAGGCCctgcaccacctcctcctctgcctcctggtctgagggagtcaggtggctgagcggtgagagaatcgggctagtaatccgaaggttgccagttcgattcccggtcatgtcaactgacgttgtgtccttgggcaaggcacttcaccctacttgcctcgggggaatgtccctgtacttactgtaagtcgctctggataagagcgtctgataaatgactaaatgtaaatggtctaTGGAGCCTCTCGtccacgttctctctctcctcccctcagatCATCTCCGTGACAGGGTTTGTGGACGCCGACAGGGACGACCTGAAGCTCATGGCCTACCTGGCGGGAGCGAGATACACTGGCTACCTCTGTCGCAGTAACACCGTGCTCATCTGCAAAGAGTAAGactgggatggatggatgaatagatGGCTGATAAAATGAATGGATGCTTGAATGAACGGATGTATAAGATGTATACATGGGAATGCTGAGTGATTTCCAATCTGGCCCGTCTCCTAGGCCCAGTGGTCTGAAGTATGAGAAGGCCAAGGAGTGGAGGATCCCATGTGTGAACGCCCAGTGGCTCTGCGACATCCTGCTGGGCAACTTTGAGGCCCTCCGCCAGGTCCAGCACAGCAGATACTCCAACTACAACCTGCAGGAACCACTGGTGCCGAACCAGCACCTGGCCCACAACCTCCTCGGTAcgttgcgcgtgtgtgtgtgtgacctgcagAAGTAACCGGGTACacactggaggtgtgtgtgtgttaacacgtATGGTCCGCTCCCTCAGGGGCGTGGCGTGCTCCGGTCAAGGTGGCTCCTGAGGCTCTTGCTAGTCTGCTGCTCCAGCAGAAGCAGAAACAGACCGACTCCAGCAGCCAGCCGGCCAGCAAGAAGCTCAGGTCAGTCCCTCTCTGCTGAGCCTCGCTCCATCCCAAAC encodes the following:
- the paxip1 gene encoding PAX-interacting protein 1 isoform X2; this encodes MSDEESKVPEELFKDVKFYVVGDIDQKVVQLLKAGKGKEVSYNALATHIIAEDGDNPEVGESREVFDLPVVKPSWVVLSVRCGDLLPVTGFSPESGQIFFGITVCLPKLPEDLNTLWALVTFYGGDCQLNLNKKVTHLVCCEPKGAKYECALKHAGIKIVTPEWIKESVDDKTRKEEALYHPRLTFQEPEEEEDYSGEEYDQRSRSDGSYSDRRSRSRRSSPASSRDESPASGQGGHSPSRKAQRRDELMFDDSSDESPEKEERNLNWTPAEVPPGAAVTAPAGKRRQPPGKDSGLINLCASVPPVPGCAVPAPDGRAGLVPASAQGSERPEGMAGWSPAARTLRNITNNSDIQQANRPSNVAHILQSLTASTKTMEQQANQSQATAPNNNPLLFNQSKLPGQQLTPEAQQQLLQQQQQQQPHPVAQQQPPQQHQQPQQLPQPHPMMHLQQQQQLMQLHHQQQQQQQPQPGFPQMPPQQAPAPAHQFLQQQQPQQPPHQQQLHPQMFNQQQQQQQQQQQQQHAFSQQQLRPQQLLRPPMQQQQQQQQLLQQQQQHALQQQLQQQRLQMQLQQQQQQQQQQQQQQNQQLHQQQMQQQQQHFLQQQMQQQQHMQQQQHMQQMQQQQHLQNQQQQALQHPGQQHQQQQQASSLQPQIPPPQLTQLFGHEPGQEIPEDGFLVGCVFAIADYPEQMADKQLLTTWKRIIQAYGGTVDSSFNNRCTHLLCESQVSSMYVQALREGRRCVTAHWLNTILKKKKMVPPHRTLHLPFAFPPGAKPCSQHIISVTGFVDADRDDLKLMAYLAGARYTGYLCRSNTVLICKEPSGLKYEKAKEWRIPCVNAQWLCDILLGNFEALRQVQHSRYSNYNLQEPLVPNQHLAHNLLGAWRAPVKVAPEALASLLLQQKQKQTDSSSQPASKKLRLEEIQSPSKKLPPESTPHVFFTGFEPAQVQQHTKRLHALGGELAESAQKCTHLMASKVTRTVKFLTAMSMVKHIVTPAWLEDSWKAQKFVEEQGFMLRDDEAEVLFSFSLEESLNKAHKAPLFKGKYFYITPGICPSLSTMKAIVESAGGKVLAKQPSFRKIMEHKQNKNLPEIILISCINDLHLCREYFLKNIDVHNAEFILTGVLTQNLDYESYKFT
- the paxip1 gene encoding PAX-interacting protein 1 isoform X1 encodes the protein MSDEESKVPEELFKDVKFYVVGDIDQKVVQLLKAGKGKEVSYNALATHIIAEDGDNPEVGESREVFDLPVVKPSWVVLSVRCGDLLPVTGFSPESGQIFFGITVCLPKLPEDLNTLWALVTFYGGDCQLNLNKKVTHLVCCEPKGAKYECALKHAGIKIVTPEWIKESVDDKTRKEEALYHPRLTFQEPEEEEDYSGEEYDQRSRSDGSYSDRRSRSRRSSPASSRDESPASGQGGHSPSRKAQRRDELMFDDSSDESPEKEERNLNWTPAEVPPGAAVTAPAGKRRQPPGKDSGLINLCASVPPVPGCAVPAPDGRAGLVPASAQGSERPEGMAGWSPAARTLRNITNNSDIQQANRPSNVAHILQSLTASTKTMEQQANQSQATAPNNNPLLFNQSKLPGQQLTPEAQQQLLQQQQQQQPHPVAQQQPPQQHQQPQQLPQPHPMMHLQQQQQLMQLHHQQQQQQQPQPGFPQMPPQQAPAPAHQFLQQQQPQQPPHQQQLHPQMFNQQQQQQQQQQQQQHAFSQQQLRPQQLLRPPMQQQQQQQQLLQQQQQHALQQQLQQQRLQMQLQQQQQQQQQQQQQQNQQLHQQQMQQQQQHFLQQQMQQQQHMQQQQHMQQMQQQQHLQNQQQQALQHPGQQHQQQQQASSLQPQIPPPQLTQLFGHEPGQEIPEDGFLVGCVFAIADYPEQMADKQLLTTWKRIIQAYGGTVDSSFNNRCTHLLCESQVSSMYVQALREGRRCVTAHWLNTILKKKKMVPPHRTLHLPFAFPPGAKPCSQHIISVTGFVDADRDDLKLMAYLAGARYTGYLCRSNTVLICKEPSGLKYEKAKEWRIPCVNAQWLCDILLGNFEALRQVQHSRYSNYNLQEPLVPNQHLAHNLLGAWRAPVKVAPEALASLLLQQKQKQTDSSSQPASKKLRLEEIQSPSKKLPPESTPHVFFTGFEPAQVQQHTKRLHALGGELAESAQKCTHLMASKVTRTVKFLTAMSMVKHIVTPAWLEDSWKAQKFVEEQGFMLRDDEAEVLFSFSLEESLNKAHKAPLFKGKYFYITPGICPSLSTMKAIVESAGGKVLAKQPSFRKIMEHKQNKNLPEIILISCINDLHLCREYFLKNIDVHNAEFILTGVLTQNLDYESYPLRLRM